A genomic segment from Chitinophaga niabensis encodes:
- a CDS encoding aspartate kinase: MKVFKFGGASLETIERIQQVGKIIQAYPDDKLLIVISAMGKTTNELENVAKNFFMRKREIASQLLYNIEQHHLQVAESLLGTKEHPLFTQLQQFFTEAEWTLGEKPLRNYDYYYDQLVGLGELLSTAIVSAYFNQVGITNVWLDVRDVFRTDDNFRDANIDWEVTQRQVNEKVLPLFNAVDIVIAQGFIGSTDQNESVTLGREGSDYSAAVFANLLNAESQTIWKDVEGLKNADPKLFPNTVNIPEIGFNEVIEMAYYGAQVIHPKTIKPLQNKQIPLYVKCFLDKDLPGTVIKGDADGRKLPPLIILKKNQVLITITSRAYDFITEDKISDIYEIFHDKKVKINLTQNAAISFSCCIDNNPEKIELLIKALHAGFKISYNEGLELLTVRHFKNGLLEELTKGRKILLEQRSDSTVQLIMK; encoded by the coding sequence ACCCGGACGATAAACTGCTCATCGTGATATCAGCCATGGGTAAAACAACCAATGAGCTGGAAAATGTAGCGAAGAATTTCTTCATGCGTAAACGTGAGATAGCCTCCCAGCTGCTCTATAACATAGAACAACATCACCTGCAGGTGGCAGAAAGCCTTCTTGGCACAAAGGAGCATCCCCTCTTCACGCAATTGCAGCAGTTCTTCACGGAAGCTGAATGGACGCTGGGAGAAAAACCGCTCCGTAACTATGATTATTACTATGATCAGCTGGTGGGCCTCGGTGAATTGCTGAGCACTGCTATCGTAAGCGCCTACTTCAATCAGGTTGGCATCACTAACGTATGGCTGGATGTAAGGGATGTATTCCGTACGGACGATAACTTCCGCGATGCGAATATAGACTGGGAAGTAACGCAGCGCCAGGTGAATGAGAAGGTATTGCCTCTTTTCAATGCCGTAGACATTGTGATAGCACAGGGCTTCATTGGCAGTACAGACCAGAACGAAAGCGTTACCCTGGGCCGGGAAGGCAGTGATTATTCCGCCGCCGTTTTCGCCAACCTCCTCAACGCAGAAAGCCAGACCATCTGGAAAGATGTGGAGGGCCTGAAGAATGCAGACCCCAAGCTCTTCCCCAATACGGTGAATATACCGGAGATAGGGTTCAATGAAGTGATTGAAATGGCCTATTATGGTGCGCAGGTGATCCACCCTAAAACCATCAAACCGTTACAGAACAAACAAATACCCTTATACGTTAAATGTTTCCTGGATAAAGACCTCCCCGGCACTGTGATCAAAGGGGATGCAGACGGCCGCAAACTGCCTCCGCTCATCATCCTGAAAAAGAACCAGGTATTGATCACCATTACCTCCCGTGCATATGATTTTATCACTGAGGATAAGATCAGCGATATCTACGAGATCTTCCACGATAAAAAAGTAAAGATCAATCTGACACAGAACGCTGCCATCAGCTTCAGTTGCTGTATAGACAACAACCCGGAGAAGATAGAGTTACTGATCAAAGCATTACATGCAGGCTTCAAGATCTCTTATAACGAAGGGCTGGAACTGTTAACGGTAAGGCATTTCAAGAACGGGCTGCTGGAAGAGTTAACAAAAGGCCGGAAGATATTGCTGGAGCAACGTTCAGACAGTACTGTACAACTGATCATGAAATAA
- a CDS encoding LytR/AlgR family response regulator transcription factor, with translation MQKFNCIIVEDEPLAAEVLSDYIRQVPFLQLKGVCMDAIYAMEVLQGEHIDLIFLDIHLPKLKGLAFIKALKNPPQIIITSAYQEYALEGYELNVVDYLLKPIEFSRFLMAVNKVRQQAVQPIVMHLPATGPAERAYLFFNVSKKKVKVYLDEILYIESLKEYIGITTRQKTILTKFQLGEIEDLLAKNNFLRIHRSFIVAKDKIDAFTATDIEINGKPIPIGRSYKELVLRILDKTP, from the coding sequence ATGCAAAAATTTAATTGCATCATAGTGGAAGATGAACCGCTGGCAGCAGAAGTGCTCAGCGATTATATCCGGCAGGTGCCTTTCCTGCAGCTGAAAGGTGTTTGTATGGATGCCATCTACGCCATGGAGGTATTACAGGGAGAGCATATAGACCTCATATTCCTCGATATTCACCTGCCTAAGCTCAAAGGGCTTGCTTTCATTAAAGCACTGAAAAATCCGCCCCAGATCATCATTACATCCGCTTACCAGGAATATGCATTGGAAGGATATGAACTGAATGTAGTGGACTATCTCTTAAAACCCATTGAATTCAGCCGCTTCCTGATGGCAGTGAATAAAGTGCGCCAGCAGGCGGTACAGCCAATTGTGATGCATTTACCGGCTACCGGCCCCGCAGAAAGGGCTTACCTGTTCTTTAATGTGAGTAAGAAGAAAGTGAAAGTATACCTGGATGAAATACTCTATATAGAAAGCCTGAAGGAATACATTGGCATTACTACCCGCCAGAAGACCATCCTCACCAAGTTCCAGCTGGGTGAGATAGAAGACCTGCTGGCGAAGAATAATTTCCTGCGCATCCATAGGTCTTTCATTGTAGCTAAGGATAAGATCGATGCCTTCACCGCCACAGATATTGAGATAAATGGCAAACCTATCCCTATAGGAAGAAGTTATAAAGAACTGGTACTCCGCATCCTGGATAAGACCCCGTAG
- a CDS encoding sensor histidine kinase codes for MKRVLLHVLFWVAYTLQDALMEYTWTASQQPGFTENARFLMAIHAAVVATLPKLILTYYVLYAVIPQVLKGRNMVWIVVKTAIMLCITLVLYRLVFNYYIFTVIYNNTIKTAPLFKLSRLLLGVMDVGFVSATAVAFKLIRMQLSAKEREKDLMKEKLETELKYLRNQTNPHFLFNTLNNIYALARKKSDLTPEIVMKLSKLLRFMLYESGKGRITLAEEMKMMDDYLELEKIRYNNRLNIVFKKDIDNEQYPVSPLLLLPFVENAFKHGVSETRFDSYIHMEIRLHQGLLTFIIENNKENESPGSKDKIGLENVRRQLELMYKEHQLLVFNEPAVFKVVLTINLDSHAKI; via the coding sequence ATGAAGAGAGTACTGTTACATGTATTGTTTTGGGTAGCCTATACCCTGCAGGATGCACTCATGGAATATACCTGGACAGCTTCCCAACAGCCTGGCTTTACGGAAAATGCCCGTTTTCTCATGGCCATACATGCGGCAGTAGTGGCCACTTTACCTAAGCTGATCTTAACGTATTATGTCCTGTACGCCGTTATTCCACAGGTATTAAAAGGACGTAATATGGTATGGATCGTTGTAAAAACGGCCATCATGTTATGCATCACACTTGTATTGTACAGGCTGGTCTTCAATTACTACATCTTTACTGTTATCTATAACAATACCATTAAAACAGCCCCCTTGTTCAAACTAAGCCGCCTGCTGCTGGGCGTGATGGACGTTGGGTTTGTAAGTGCCACGGCGGTGGCCTTTAAGCTGATCAGGATGCAGCTCTCTGCCAAAGAAAGGGAAAAGGACCTGATGAAAGAAAAGCTGGAAACAGAATTGAAATACCTGCGTAATCAAACCAATCCGCATTTCCTTTTCAATACGCTGAATAACATTTACGCACTGGCCCGGAAGAAGTCAGACCTCACGCCGGAGATAGTGATGAAGCTCTCCAAATTACTGCGGTTCATGTTATATGAATCCGGTAAAGGGCGCATTACCCTTGCAGAGGAAATGAAAATGATGGACGACTACCTGGAACTGGAAAAGATCCGGTACAATAACCGCCTCAATATTGTATTTAAGAAAGATATTGATAATGAGCAGTATCCCGTATCCCCGCTTTTGTTACTGCCTTTTGTGGAAAATGCCTTTAAACATGGGGTGAGTGAAACCCGCTTCGATTCCTACATTCACATGGAGATCCGTTTGCACCAGGGTTTACTTACATTTATCATAGAGAATAATAAGGAAAATGAATCGCCGGGCAGTAAAGACAAGATAGGGCTGGAGAATGTAAGGCGGCAGCTGGAACTGATGTATAAGGAGCATCAGCTGCTGGTGTTCAATGAACCGGCTGTGTTTAAAGTAGTGCTTACCATTAACCTGGATAGTCATGCAAAAATTTAA
- a CDS encoding S41 family peptidase: MIHSIIRLSIGAFLALGPITTQAQTETKLLRNPAVSEKHIAFMYAGDIWIANRNGSNPVRLTVNPSFKQDPYFSPDGKWIAFTGNYDGNNDVYVISVDGGDPRRITWHPFRDAVRGWVDNEHILYASGAESPTGRTTQLYTVSTKGGLATVHAKIPEATQGAVSPDGKFTAYIKNPDPTEGGATYRPFKRYRGGYMPKIWIFNHATNQVEEIPAANSNNVRPVWVGKSVYFLSDRNHTMNIFRYDTDSKQVTQITKYNNEDVKTLTTDGKTLAFEQGATIHLLDAASGKVTDVAVNIRTDLPYKRPHLEKIANFEKVNISPTGMRLLLQGRGEIFSVPKEKGDVRNISNSPGTHEREPAWSPDGKWISYVSDADGNYKLVLRDQKAMDKPVEIELGKTVYYFGLTWSPDSKKIFYSDAHFNLYYIDVQSKKIVHIDTNSNGSIPNGSANVFAPAWSPDSKWITYLKTSANGYDAVYLYSLGSGRSTPVTDGMSDAGNPTFSADGKYIFFPASTNAGMGLSGLHMQTYDRNSTNNVYAVLLAKNTPTIFTPESDEETVKEEKKDTAKTAAAKPAAAKEETTQIDLDGIQNRIIALPLGSGQYRTLNGKVKDKLFFISGDEVRYYDLKERKSETFAKGNGFIISADGKKMLLAVNNGFHIVSTDRKPSAGEGKVDVSAVSMMVDPVAEWKQIFDEVYKIEKDFFYVKNMHGVDWDANKKRYAALLPYVSHRSDLNYLLNEMMSEMVVGHNYVGAGDMPGGPVVPTGMLGADFEISENKYRIKKIYSTLSWNPELKAPLSVPGLNVKEGAYILSVNGRPLDGDISIYSLLENTVNRQVVLRVNDKPSETGSWEIIVEPVDAGKESELRKMDWIEGNRKKVDKLSNGQIAYVYMLNTGQEGYTFFNRYYFAQTDKHALLLDERFNGGGSVADYVVDLLDRKVLSYWGVRDGRSFTTPGNGIYGPKAMLINEYAGSGGDMMPWMFRQKQLGKLIGKRTMGILVGISGYPTLIDGGFVTSPSFGIYDTKGNWIIENEGTTADIDVEQTPADVIAGRDPQLERGVQVLLEELKTNPYKPVPKPADPVRIK, encoded by the coding sequence ATGATACATAGCATAATCCGCCTGTCCATCGGCGCTTTCCTCGCCCTTGGCCCTATAACCACCCAGGCACAGACAGAGACGAAACTCTTAAGGAACCCCGCAGTCAGTGAAAAGCACATTGCTTTCATGTATGCCGGCGATATCTGGATCGCTAACCGGAATGGATCCAACCCTGTTAGATTAACGGTGAATCCTTCCTTTAAGCAGGACCCGTACTTTTCTCCCGATGGCAAATGGATTGCCTTCACCGGCAACTACGACGGGAATAACGATGTATACGTTATCTCAGTAGATGGCGGAGATCCCCGCCGCATCACCTGGCATCCTTTCCGCGATGCGGTAAGAGGCTGGGTAGATAATGAGCATATCCTGTATGCCTCCGGTGCTGAATCTCCTACCGGCAGAACCACCCAGTTATATACCGTGAGTACCAAAGGCGGCCTCGCTACGGTACATGCTAAAATACCTGAAGCAACACAGGGGGCCGTTTCTCCTGACGGTAAGTTCACCGCTTATATTAAGAACCCCGATCCTACAGAAGGGGGTGCTACTTACCGCCCTTTTAAAAGATATCGTGGTGGATATATGCCTAAGATCTGGATCTTCAATCACGCCACTAACCAGGTAGAAGAGATCCCGGCGGCTAATTCCAATAACGTGCGCCCGGTATGGGTAGGAAAGAGTGTGTACTTCCTCAGTGATCGTAACCATACTATGAACATCTTCCGGTATGATACAGATTCCAAACAGGTAACGCAGATCACAAAATATAATAATGAGGATGTAAAGACCCTCACTACAGACGGTAAAACGCTCGCCTTTGAACAAGGTGCCACCATTCACCTGCTGGATGCTGCATCCGGCAAGGTTACCGATGTAGCCGTGAACATCCGTACAGACCTTCCTTACAAACGCCCGCACCTGGAAAAGATAGCGAACTTTGAGAAGGTGAATATTTCTCCTACCGGTATGCGTTTGTTGCTGCAGGGCAGGGGAGAGATCTTCTCCGTACCAAAAGAAAAAGGGGATGTACGCAATATCTCCAATTCACCTGGTACGCATGAAAGAGAACCAGCCTGGTCTCCTGATGGTAAATGGATCTCTTATGTTTCGGATGCAGACGGTAACTATAAACTGGTACTGCGCGATCAGAAAGCAATGGATAAACCGGTTGAAATAGAACTGGGGAAAACCGTTTATTATTTTGGCCTCACCTGGAGCCCTGACAGTAAAAAGATCTTCTACAGCGATGCGCATTTCAATCTCTATTACATAGATGTGCAAAGCAAAAAGATCGTACATATAGATACGAACAGTAATGGTTCCATCCCGAATGGCAGCGCGAATGTGTTTGCACCGGCCTGGTCACCGGATTCCAAATGGATCACCTATCTCAAAACCAGCGCGAATGGTTATGATGCGGTGTACCTCTACAGCCTTGGATCAGGTAGGTCAACTCCTGTTACAGATGGTATGAGTGATGCGGGCAACCCTACATTCAGTGCAGATGGTAAATACATTTTCTTCCCGGCCAGCACCAATGCAGGTATGGGTCTCAGCGGGCTGCATATGCAAACATATGACCGGAATTCTACCAACAATGTGTATGCGGTGCTCCTGGCTAAAAATACCCCTACCATCTTCACGCCGGAAAGCGATGAAGAAACGGTAAAGGAAGAAAAGAAGGATACGGCAAAAACAGCTGCCGCCAAGCCCGCTGCCGCTAAAGAAGAAACTACACAGATAGACCTGGATGGTATTCAGAACAGGATCATTGCACTGCCCCTGGGCAGCGGCCAGTACAGAACATTGAATGGTAAGGTAAAGGACAAACTGTTCTTTATTTCCGGTGATGAAGTACGTTACTACGATCTGAAGGAACGCAAGAGCGAAACATTTGCAAAAGGCAATGGTTTCATCATTAGTGCTGACGGTAAAAAGATGCTGCTGGCAGTAAATAACGGGTTCCATATTGTGAGTACAGACCGTAAGCCATCTGCCGGAGAAGGAAAGGTAGATGTTTCCGCTGTAAGCATGATGGTGGATCCTGTGGCAGAATGGAAGCAGATCTTTGATGAAGTGTATAAGATAGAAAAAGACTTCTTCTATGTAAAGAATATGCACGGGGTAGACTGGGATGCAAACAAAAAACGTTATGCCGCACTACTGCCTTATGTTAGCCATCGCTCAGACCTCAACTACCTGTTGAATGAAATGATGAGCGAAATGGTGGTAGGGCATAACTATGTAGGGGCAGGGGATATGCCCGGCGGCCCTGTAGTGCCCACAGGTATGTTAGGCGCAGATTTTGAGATCAGCGAAAACAAATACCGCATTAAAAAGATCTACAGCACACTTTCCTGGAATCCTGAGCTGAAAGCTCCACTGTCCGTTCCCGGCCTGAACGTGAAAGAAGGAGCGTACATCCTTTCCGTGAATGGCCGCCCGCTGGATGGAGATATCAGCATCTACAGCCTGCTGGAAAATACCGTGAACCGCCAGGTGGTATTGAGGGTGAACGATAAACCTTCTGAAACCGGTTCCTGGGAGATCATCGTAGAGCCCGTGGATGCAGGCAAAGAATCTGAATTGCGTAAGATGGACTGGATAGAAGGTAACCGTAAAAAGGTAGACAAACTGAGCAATGGCCAGATCGCATATGTGTATATGCTCAACACCGGGCAGGAAGGTTATACTTTCTTCAACCGTTATTACTTTGCGCAAACAGATAAACATGCTTTACTGCTCGATGAACGTTTCAACGGCGGAGGTTCCGTAGCAGATTACGTGGTAGACCTGCTGGACAGGAAAGTACTCAGCTACTGGGGTGTAAGGGACGGCAGGAGCTTCACTACTCCGGGTAATGGTATCTATGGTCCAAAGGCCATGCTGATCAATGAATATGCAGGTTCCGGCGGAGATATGATGCCCTGGATGTTCCGGCAGAAACAACTGGGTAAACTGATCGGTAAACGTACGATGGGCATCCTGGTGGGGATCAGCGGATATCCTACTTTGATAGATGGTGGTTTTGTTACTTCCCCGAGTTTCGGGATCTATGATACAAAAGGTAACTGGATCATTGAAAACGAAGGTACCACTGCTGATATTGATGTGGAGCAAACACCTGCTGACGTGATCGCAGGACGTGATCCGCAACTCGAAAGAGGGGTGCAGGTATTGCTGGAAGAGTTGAAGACCAACCCTTATAAACCAGTACCTAAACCGGCTGATCCGGTGAGGATAAAATAG
- a CDS encoding ferritin-like domain-containing protein, whose product MNIHHIITELEKADPEVYERLDSRRGVMKSFANIGGKLALAALPFALGSMFKKAYGQSATTIVGVLNYALTLEYLEAEFYTMGAAAPGLVPAGAPMGAITTIRDHENAHVTLLKNTIVALGGTAVAKPTFDFSAGNGSGNGPFKTVFTDYGLFLAVAQTFEDTGVRAYKGQAANLMSNNDVLTAALNIHSVEARHASHIRSMRRVNLSNPAIKPWITGKDTGGIGAAVQASYDGEELTTQATINIVNINGQAVSVNAATEAFDEPLTSAQVLAIVDPFIV is encoded by the coding sequence ATGAATATCCATCACATTATAACTGAATTGGAAAAAGCAGACCCGGAAGTATATGAGCGGCTGGATTCGAGAAGAGGCGTGATGAAAAGTTTTGCGAATATAGGCGGTAAACTGGCGCTGGCTGCACTTCCGTTCGCACTGGGCAGCATGTTTAAAAAAGCATATGGTCAATCTGCCACTACTATAGTTGGGGTGCTGAACTATGCATTAACACTGGAATACCTGGAAGCTGAATTCTATACGATGGGCGCAGCTGCGCCAGGCCTGGTGCCGGCAGGCGCTCCCATGGGAGCTATCACCACTATCCGTGATCATGAGAATGCACACGTTACTTTGTTGAAAAATACGATTGTTGCATTGGGCGGTACGGCAGTAGCTAAACCTACATTTGATTTCTCTGCCGGTAATGGTAGTGGCAACGGGCCTTTCAAAACAGTGTTCACTGATTACGGATTGTTCCTGGCAGTAGCGCAAACCTTTGAAGACACCGGTGTAAGGGCCTATAAAGGGCAGGCAGCTAATTTAATGTCCAACAATGATGTATTGACTGCTGCATTGAACATCCACTCTGTGGAAGCAAGGCATGCTTCACATATCCGCAGTATGAGAAGGGTGAACCTCAGTAACCCCGCCATCAAACCCTGGATCACCGGTAAAGATACCGGCGGCATTGGAGCAGCAGTGCAGGCAAGCTATGATGGAGAGGAACTGACCACGCAGGCAACGATCAACATCGTTAATATTAATGGGCAGGCTGTTAGTGTGAATGCAGCAACAGAGGCCTTTGACGAACCTTTGACCAGTGCCCAGGTACTGGCTATTGTAGACCCGTTTATTGTTTAA
- a CDS encoding ferritin-like domain-containing protein translates to MADQIIVPKEQDDNAMLSPKGLQRRKFLTIFAGTAATAAVIAGCSKDSNNNDGINLGSGDIGILNYAYALEQLEAAFYTKVIMSQYTGITATELSLLTDIRDHEIAHREFFKNALGAKAIPGLEVNFAAIDFSKRDVVLATAKTFEDLGVSAYNGAGKLITDPAYLALAGKIVSVEARHAALIRDLISNGSFADNTVVDANGLDKANTPAAVLAAASGFLKSKINGSNLPTS, encoded by the coding sequence ATGGCTGATCAAATTATTGTTCCAAAGGAACAAGATGACAATGCTATGCTTTCCCCCAAAGGGCTGCAGCGTAGAAAATTCCTTACCATCTTTGCCGGAACAGCAGCCACAGCAGCGGTTATTGCCGGTTGTTCAAAAGATAGTAATAACAACGATGGTATCAATCTTGGCAGTGGGGATATAGGGATCCTCAACTATGCCTATGCACTGGAACAACTGGAAGCAGCCTTTTATACTAAGGTGATCATGAGCCAGTATACCGGTATTACTGCAACAGAGCTATCGCTGTTAACGGATATCAGGGACCATGAAATAGCGCATCGTGAGTTCTTCAAAAATGCATTGGGTGCTAAGGCAATACCTGGTCTGGAAGTGAATTTCGCGGCTATCGATTTCAGTAAAAGAGATGTAGTGTTAGCCACCGCAAAAACCTTTGAGGACCTTGGTGTTTCTGCTTACAATGGTGCAGGTAAGCTCATTACAGACCCTGCTTACTTAGCACTCGCCGGTAAGATCGTATCTGTGGAAGCACGTCATGCAGCTTTGATCAGAGACCTTATCAGCAATGGATCTTTTGCTGATAACACCGTTGTAGATGCAAACGGGCTTGATAAGGCCAATACCCCCGCAGCCGTACTGGCCGCAGCATCCGGCTTCCTCAAATCAAAAATAAACGGCAGTAATCTTCCTACTTCATAA
- a CDS encoding RagB/SusD family nutrient uptake outer membrane protein, which translates to MKKQLYIGILIIAAILPVSCTKNFDRFNTNPNELTDSLLKYDYKYVGAFIPGMLTSLYSTVDWQYQLQQNLNADLYSGFMGIPTPFNSGKNNSNYFMMDWNNWPFKVAFDNVMSGWKLVKDRGEKTRPDLYAVATIIKVASMHRVTDVFGPIPYSKFGSGGFSTPYDSQESIYKAFFAELDQSIQSLTTFDKTNPAGKAQLKPFDLLFGGEYGDWIRFANSLKLRLAMRISFVNETLAKQQAEAAVNNEYGVITDNKKSAMVRSGSGVTVSNSLYVISQEYNDIRMGASMESFLKGYNDPRLSAYFRASGMPGGGFRGIRNGIDIKAKPDYEKFSSLNIERSTPIRVLAASETYFLRAEGAVRGWNMKGDAKALYEEGIRTSFAQYDLGDAGNYLNDAASKPAAYTDPVNALNNVAANAPYLSTITIRWQDADNFETKLERIITQKWISLYPDGEEAWAEFRRTGYPKLFPVVVNYSGGSIPGFINRLPFPPDEYKNNKDEVTKAAALLNGADNGGTRLWWGRP; encoded by the coding sequence ATGAAAAAGCAATTATACATAGGGATATTGATCATAGCAGCTATACTGCCGGTATCCTGCACCAAGAACTTCGACCGCTTCAATACAAATCCTAACGAGCTAACAGATTCGTTATTAAAATATGATTATAAATACGTGGGCGCATTTATTCCCGGTATGCTCACAAGCCTGTATAGTACGGTAGACTGGCAATACCAGTTACAACAAAATCTGAATGCTGATCTCTATTCCGGTTTTATGGGTATTCCCACACCCTTTAACAGCGGAAAGAACAATTCCAATTACTTTATGATGGATTGGAATAACTGGCCTTTCAAAGTGGCTTTTGATAATGTAATGAGTGGCTGGAAACTGGTGAAGGACAGGGGAGAGAAAACACGCCCTGACCTCTATGCGGTAGCTACCATTATCAAAGTAGCTTCCATGCACAGGGTAACGGATGTGTTTGGCCCTATCCCTTATTCGAAATTTGGCTCCGGAGGTTTTTCCACACCATACGACAGCCAGGAAAGTATTTACAAAGCTTTCTTTGCAGAACTGGACCAGTCCATTCAATCCCTCACCACTTTTGATAAAACCAATCCCGCCGGCAAAGCGCAGCTGAAACCCTTTGATCTCCTCTTCGGCGGGGAGTATGGGGATTGGATCCGGTTTGCCAATTCGCTGAAACTACGCCTCGCCATGCGCATCTCCTTTGTGAATGAAACATTGGCGAAGCAACAGGCGGAAGCAGCGGTGAACAATGAGTACGGTGTGATAACAGATAATAAGAAGAGCGCCATGGTGCGTTCCGGCAGCGGCGTTACGGTAAGTAATTCCCTGTATGTGATCAGCCAGGAATATAACGACATCCGCATGGGCGCATCCATGGAATCTTTCCTGAAAGGATACAACGATCCGCGGCTGAGTGCTTACTTCCGTGCAAGCGGTATGCCGGGCGGAGGGTTCCGCGGGATCCGGAATGGTATTGATATCAAAGCCAAACCGGATTATGAGAAGTTCTCTTCATTGAACATAGAAAGGAGTACACCTATCCGTGTGCTGGCTGCATCTGAAACTTATTTCCTCCGTGCAGAAGGTGCTGTAAGAGGCTGGAATATGAAAGGGGATGCAAAAGCTTTGTATGAAGAAGGTATCCGTACTTCCTTTGCACAATACGACCTTGGTGATGCAGGCAATTATCTCAATGATGCAGCCAGCAAACCTGCTGCATATACAGATCCGGTGAATGCATTGAACAATGTAGCAGCGAATGCACCTTATCTCAGTACTATTACGATCCGCTGGCAGGATGCAGATAATTTCGAAACAAAGCTGGAACGTATCATTACACAGAAGTGGATCAGCCTTTATCCTGATGGAGAAGAAGCTTGGGCCGAGTTCAGGAGAACAGGTTATCCTAAATTATTTCCAGTGGTGGTAAATTACAGCGGAGGCAGTATTCCCGGTTTTATTAATCGTTTACCATTCCCCCCGGATGAATATAAGAACAACAAAGATGAAGTTACAAAAGCGGCCGCTTTATTGAATGGAGCTGATAATGGAGGTACCCGCCTATGGTGGGGCAGACCCTGA